The region TCGCACGGCACCGCCGAGCAGCGCACCGAATCGTTCTTCCGCGGCTACGAGCGCTCGCTGGCGGCCTGCGACCTGGGCTGAGCGGGTTGCCCGGATCACGTCAATGGCCATCGCGGCCGTGGGCGGTGGCGGCCCCTGGCAGGATCGCCCGTGTCGGCCACGACCCTGGAGGATCCGCTGAACAGCCACCACCCCGCCGCCGTGCTCTTCGACATGGACGGCACGTTGGTCGACAGCGAGAAGCTGTGGGACATCGCGTTGCAGGAACTGGCCCGGGAGTACGGCGGGGACCTCTCCGTCGAGGCCCGCCAGTCGATCATCGGCACCGCCATGGCCGAGTCGATGCGCATCCTGCACGACGACCTGGGGCAGCCCGAACGGGATCCGGAGATCAGCGCGGCGTGGATCAACGCCCGGATCCTGGAGCTGTTCCGCACCGGTCTGCCCTGGCGGCCCGGCGCGTTCGAGCTGCTGCGCACGGTCCGCGCGGCGGAGATCCCCACCGCGCTGGTCACCTCCAGCCCTCGGGCGCTCGTCGAGATCGCCCTGGACACCCTCGGCCGGGACAACTTCGACACTGTGGTCGCCGGCGACGAGGTGGTCGCGGCCAAGCCGCACCCCGAGCCCTACCTGACCGCGGCCCGGCGACTGGGTGTGCCGATCGAGCGGTGTGTGGCGATCGAGGACTCACCGACCGGCGTGGCCAGCGCGCTCGCCTCGGGCGCGGCAGTGCTGGCCGTACCGGCGGAGGTGGCGCTCGCCAGCACTGTCGGCGTACACCAGGTGGAGAACCTGACCGGCGTGGACCTGGACGTGCTCGCGGCGCTGCTCGCCGACCGGGCGGCAGCCTGACGGACGCGAATGGGGGCCCCGTCACGCGGGGCCCCCACCGTCTCGGAGCGTCAGTCGTGGGCGATGGCGCCCAGGACGTTGATCCGTGCCGCCCGGATGGCCGGGAGCACCGCGGCCACCACACCGATGATCGCGGCGAGACCGAGGAAGACACCCATCTGCCCCCAGGGCAGGATCAGGTCGGTGATGCCCTCGTCCTTGAGCGCCTCGACCACCGCGGCACCGAGGCCGGTGCCGACCGCCACGCCCAGCAACGCGCCGAACACGGAGATCACCACCGCCTCCACGGTGATCATGCTCATGGTCTGCGATCGGCGTAGCCCGATGGCGCGCAGCAGGCCCAGCTCGCGGGTCCGCTCCAGCACCGACAGTGCGAGGGTGTTGATGATGCCCAGCACGGCGATGACGATGGCCAGCGCCAACAGGATCTGGATCATCGTGAGCAGACCGTCGAGCTGACCGGTCTGCTGCTTGATGAACGCGTCCCGGTCGGCCACCGACACTTCGGGGCTGTCCGCGAGCAGCGTCTCCACCTGCGGCTGCACGTCGGCAACCGGGGTGCCGGGCGTCAGCTGAACGTACCCCTGGAAGGGCTGCGGGATCGCGAAGTCCTTCGCCGCCGTCACCGGCAGCACCACCGGGTTCAACAGCTGCCCGGACTCGTAGATGCCGCTGATCGTGTACGTCCGCGTCTCGCCCCGGGTCAACTGCACGTTCACCGTCGAGCCCACTGACCAGCCACGCGACTCGGCGGTGTCCGAACTGGCCAGCATCTGGGTCGGCCCGAGTCGGTCGATGTCACCGGCGATGGGCTTCGCACTGAAGATCTGCCGCAGCGACGCGATGTCGCTGCTCGCCCCGACCCAGGTGCGCTCGCCGTCGATCTGGGCCATGTCGCCGTACTCGCCGTCGACCATCTGCACGCCGGGCAGGGTCTTTGCCTGGTCCAGTACCGCCGGGTCGAAGCTCGGCGGGCGCGGCCCGCTCTGCGCCCCGGCGATCACCAGCTCGGCCTTGACGGTGTCCTGGGCCAGGGCGCTGATGCTGCCCTTGGCCGAGTCGAGGATGACCGTCACGCCGGTCACCAGCGCGATGCCGACCATCAACGCGGCCGCGGTGATCGCGGTCCGGCGCGGGTTGCGCCCGGAGTTGAGCCGGCCCAGCTTGCCCGGCACCGACCAGGAGAAGACCACCCCGAGCAGGCTCACCACCGGCCGGCTGATCAGCGGGGTCAGCAGCGCCACCCCGATGAAGGCGAACAGCACCCCACCGAGGATGGTGGCCAGGGTCTGATCGCCGGCGTTGCCGCTGAGCCCGAGGAACAGCAGCACCGCGCCGACAGCGGTGACCAGCGACCCGGTCACCGTGACCTTGGTCAACGGCCGGTCCGGGGTGGCCACGTCCTGCATCGCCGCGATCGGCGGGATCCGGGACGCCCGCAGCGCCGGCAACAGCGCCGCCACCACCGTGATGACCAGCCCGACAGCGAACGACCCGATCACCGCCGCCGCCGGCACCCCGATCCCGGCGAGGGAGAGCCCACCGGCCAGCTTGCCGAACAGGAACGCCAGCAGCGCGCCCACGCCGATGCCGGCGGCCAGGCCGAGCACCGAGGCGATCAACCCGACCGCGATGGCCTCCAGCACCACCGACCCGATGATCTGCCGGCCGCTGGCCCCGATGGCGCGCATCAGCGCCAACTCGCGGGTGCGCTGGGCCACGATGATCGAGAAGGTGTTGAGGATCAGGAAGGTGCCCACCAGCAGGGCCACCGCGGCGAAACCGAGCAGGATCTTGTTGAAGAAGGACAGGCCTTCCTTCAGGCTCGCGGCGGCGTCCGCGGCGACCTGCTCGCCCGTCTTCACCTCGAAGTCCGCGCCGAGGGTGCGGGCCACGTCGTCGCGCAGCTTCTCGTCGGAGACCCCGTCGGCGGCGGTCACGGTGATGCTGCTGAACACGTCCGGCTCGCCCAGCATCAGCCGCTGCGCCACCGGCGTGGTGAAGAAGACCTCGTTGACCCCGCCGATCGAGTCCCGGTCACCGCTGTAGCCGGCGATGCCGACCAGGGTGAAGTCCCGCTTCCTCGACTCGAACGCGGTGAGCACACCGACCTTCTGGCCGACCTGCACCTTCGCCGCGGTGGCCAGGCCCTTGTTGATGACGATCTCGTCCTCGGCCTGCGGCGCGCGCCCCTCCCGCAGTTGCAGCAGGTCGCTCTCCCCGGTCCAGTTCTCGCCCAACTGCGGCGGGCCGAACGAGGTGACCACCTTGCCGTTGCTGCCGATCACCCGGGCGCCGTCGGCGTTGACGATGCCCGTCGCCGAGGCCGCCCCCGGCACCTGCTTCACCCGGTCCACCACGGCGGCGGCCAGCGGAGCGGCGGTCTGCTCGCCCTCCAACTCGCTCAGCTCGACCTTCGGCTTCGCCGCGACGTTCACGTCGATCTCCGAGAAGCCGTCGGCGAAGACCGAGTCGAACGAGCGGCCCAGCGTGTCGGTGAGGACGAAGGCGCCGGAGACGAACATCACTCCGAGCACCACCGCCAACCCGGACAGGATCAGCCGGACCTTGCGGGCCAGCAGACTCTTCAGCGTCGCGCGGAACATCAGTTGTCCACCTCGGCGGGAGCGTCCAGCTTCTTCATCGTGTCCAGCACCGTCTCGGCGGTCGGCTCGATCAGCTCGGAGACGATCTCGCCGTCGGCGAGGAAGACCACCCGGTCGGCGTACGCGGCGGCGGTCGGGTCGTGGGTGACCATCACGATCGTCTGACCGTGCTCGCGCACCGAGTTGCGCAGGAAGTTGAGCACCTCCGCGCCGGAGCGCGAGTCCAGGTTGCCGGTCGGTTCGTCCGCGAAGATCACCTCGGGGCGGGAGACCAGCGCCCGCGCGCACGCCACCCGCTGCTGCTGCCCACCGGAGAGCTGCGCCGGCCGGTGATCCAACCGGTCCCGCAGGCCGACCGTCTCGATCACCGTGTCGTACCAGGCCGGGTCCGGCTTGCGCCCGGCAATCGACAGCGGCAGCAGGATGTTCTCCTTGGCGGTCAGGGTGGGCAGCAGGTTGAACTGCTGGAAGATGAAACCCACCTTGTCGCGGCGCAGCCTCGTCAGCCCCGCGTCGCCGAGCCCGGTGACCGTCGTCTCGCCGATCGCCACCGTCCCCCGGGTAACCGCGTCCAGGCCCGCCAGGCAGTGCATCAGCGTCGACTTGCCGGAACCCGACGGCCCCATGATCGCGGTGAACTGGCCGCGTTCGAACTCCGCGCTGACCCCCCGCAGAGCGATGACCTGCGCCTCGCCGCTGCCGTACACCTTCCACACGTCGTTCGCCCGGGCCGCGGCCTGCGCCTGCCGGCCTACCGTCGCGGTCACGTCATCTACCTCTTCCGTCTGTCCGAAAACGCACGCCGCCCCCCGATGGTCCGGCGCGACTGTTCAATCATCGGTGCTGCGCCTGCCCGCCCCGTCCGCCCCTGGGGGGAGCCGGCGCGGATTTCCCGCTGCGGGTGCACCCCTATGTGGGGTCAGGGTTGCCCCTGACCCGATGGTCGGTCCTGCGTGTTTCCGAGCCTGCTCCCTCACGTCACAGGAGGGTCAACCGCGCCTGACCGTCTTCGGTCACGGTAGGTGACGACGGCAACGCCAGCCGTCCCCCCACGGAGGGATCTTCGAGTACGCCGGGTGAGGTACTCCGGTCGTCGCGGCTACGCCCGAGGGCGGACCAGCCCCGACTCGTACGCCAGCACCACCGCCTGTACCCGGTCGCGTAGTCGCAGCTTGGTCAGCAGGTGCCCGACGTGGGTCTTGATGGTGGTCTCGCTGACCGACAACACCCTGGCGATCTCGGCGTTGGACAACCCGCGCGCCACCTGCACCAGCACCTCGCGCTCCCGGTCGGTGAGCGCGTCGAGCGCCGCCGACGGCGTCCGCTCCGGATCGGGCAGCAGCTCGGCGAAGCGGTCCAGCAGCCGCCGGAGGATCCGGGGCGCCACCACCGCGTCCCCGCCGGCGATCGTGCGGATCGCCGAAATCAACTCTTCGGCCGGCACGTCCTTGGCCAGGAACCCACTGGCGCCCGCGCGCAACGCGCCCACCACGTACTCGTCCAGGTCGAAGGTGGTCAACACGAGCACCCGCACCGGCAGGCGAGCCTCGACGATCGCCCGGGTCGCGGCCACCCCGTCCATCCGGGGCATCCGGATGTCCATCAGGACCACGTCGGGCAGCAGCCGGCGGGACAACTCCACCGCCTCCACGCCGTCCCCGGCCTCCGCCACCACGTCCAGGTCGGCCTCGGCGCCCAGCACCATCCGGAACCCGGTACGCAGCAGCGGCTGGTCGTCGGCGAGCAGGATCCGCACCGGCCGCGCCGGGGTCACCCGATCGGTCATCTCGTCCTCCGTCCCGTGCTGCCGCACCGGTCATCCTCGCGTACGCCGGCCGGTGCGTCGCGGATCACCGTAGAGGCCGGCCCGTCGCGCCGTCCCGACCGCAACGGCACCGTTCCGGTCGGCTGGACGGGTCGGGACACACCGGGCCGAACGGCGCAGGACGGGCCGGAGAGCCGGGCGGGCGGGGTGCAGCGGCGTCTGTCGGACCGGTCTCAGCGGGTCGCGGACGTCACTCGTCGGCGCCCGGCGGCACCGGAGCGGACCGGGAGTCGCGCAGCGGGTCGGCGGTCGCCGCGACCGGGAACGGTGGCGGCGTGCCACCGAAGGTGGGACACCGGGCCTGGTGGCTGCACCAGTCGCAGAGCCGGCTCGGCCGGGGCCGGAAATCCTGCCGGGCGGTGGCCTGCTCGATCGCCCGCCACAACGCGACGACCGTGCGCTCGAAGCGGACCAGCTCGTCGGCGTCCGGCGTGTAGTCCAACACCTCGGCGTCGCGCAGGTAGAGCAGCCGCAGCACCTTGGGCACCACCCCCCGGGTGCGCCACAGCACCAGCGCGTAGAACTTCAGCTGGAACAGCGCCCGCGCCTCGAACGCCTCCCGTGGCGCGCCGCCGGTCTTGTAGTCGACCACCCGCAGCGCCCCGTCCGGGGCGACGTCGAGCCGGTCGAGGTAGCCCCGGATGAGCAACTCGTCGTCAACCACCGCCGAGATCAGGCTCTCCCGTTCGGCCGGCTCCAGCCGGGTCGGATCCTCGACCGCGAAGTAACCCTCCAACAGCCCGGCGGCCGAGCGGAGGAAGTCCGCCGGGTCGGTCGGCTGCGCGCCGTCGAACAGCTCGGCCAGCTCCGGTTGCTCGGTGACCAGCCGGTCCCACTGGGGTGCC is a window of Micromonospora sp. WMMD961 DNA encoding:
- a CDS encoding ABC transporter permease — its product is MFRATLKSLLARKVRLILSGLAVVLGVMFVSGAFVLTDTLGRSFDSVFADGFSEIDVNVAAKPKVELSELEGEQTAAPLAAAVVDRVKQVPGAASATGIVNADGARVIGSNGKVVTSFGPPQLGENWTGESDLLQLREGRAPQAEDEIVINKGLATAAKVQVGQKVGVLTAFESRKRDFTLVGIAGYSGDRDSIGGVNEVFFTTPVAQRLMLGEPDVFSSITVTAADGVSDEKLRDDVARTLGADFEVKTGEQVAADAAASLKEGLSFFNKILLGFAAVALLVGTFLILNTFSIIVAQRTRELALMRAIGASGRQIIGSVVLEAIAVGLIASVLGLAAGIGVGALLAFLFGKLAGGLSLAGIGVPAAAVIGSFAVGLVITVVAALLPALRASRIPPIAAMQDVATPDRPLTKVTVTGSLVTAVGAVLLFLGLSGNAGDQTLATILGGVLFAFIGVALLTPLISRPVVSLLGVVFSWSVPGKLGRLNSGRNPRRTAITAAALMVGIALVTGVTVILDSAKGSISALAQDTVKAELVIAGAQSGPRPPSFDPAVLDQAKTLPGVQMVDGEYGDMAQIDGERTWVGASSDIASLRQIFSAKPIAGDIDRLGPTQMLASSDTAESRGWSVGSTVNVQLTRGETRTYTISGIYESGQLLNPVVLPVTAAKDFAIPQPFQGYVQLTPGTPVADVQPQVETLLADSPEVSVADRDAFIKQQTGQLDGLLTMIQILLALAIVIAVLGIINTLALSVLERTRELGLLRAIGLRRSQTMSMITVEAVVISVFGALLGVAVGTGLGAAVVEALKDEGITDLILPWGQMGVFLGLAAIIGVVAAVLPAIRAARINVLGAIAHD
- a CDS encoding PD-(D/E)XK nuclease family protein, with the protein product MTAEPVTTSQPSSPAQAPPTVRASLSPSRAADFKTCPLLYRFRSIDRLPERTTMEQARGTLVHAVLERLFDLPAQARTPAAAGDLVAPQWDRLVTEQPELAELFDGAQPTDPADFLRSAAGLLEGYFAVEDPTRLEPAERESLISAVVDDELLIRGYLDRLDVAPDGALRVVDYKTGGAPREAFEARALFQLKFYALVLWRTRGVVPKVLRLLYLRDAEVLDYTPDADELVRFERTVVALWRAIEQATARQDFRPRPSRLCDWCSHQARCPTFGGTPPPFPVAATADPLRDSRSAPVPPGADE
- a CDS encoding HAD family phosphatase, whose translation is MLFDMDGTLVDSEKLWDIALQELAREYGGDLSVEARQSIIGTAMAESMRILHDDLGQPERDPEISAAWINARILELFRTGLPWRPGAFELLRTVRAAEIPTALVTSSPRALVEIALDTLGRDNFDTVVAGDEVVAAKPHPEPYLTAARRLGVPIERCVAIEDSPTGVASALASGAAVLAVPAEVALASTVGVHQVENLTGVDLDVLAALLADRAAA
- a CDS encoding response regulator transcription factor, whose protein sequence is MTDRVTPARPVRILLADDQPLLRTGFRMVLGAEADLDVVAEAGDGVEAVELSRRLLPDVVLMDIRMPRMDGVAATRAIVEARLPVRVLVLTTFDLDEYVVGALRAGASGFLAKDVPAEELISAIRTIAGGDAVVAPRILRRLLDRFAELLPDPERTPSAALDALTDREREVLVQVARGLSNAEIARVLSVSETTIKTHVGHLLTKLRLRDRVQAVVLAYESGLVRPRA
- a CDS encoding ABC transporter ATP-binding protein, coding for MTATVGRQAQAAARANDVWKVYGSGEAQVIALRGVSAEFERGQFTAIMGPSGSGKSTLMHCLAGLDAVTRGTVAIGETTVTGLGDAGLTRLRRDKVGFIFQQFNLLPTLTAKENILLPLSIAGRKPDPAWYDTVIETVGLRDRLDHRPAQLSGGQQQRVACARALVSRPEVIFADEPTGNLDSRSGAEVLNFLRNSVREHGQTIVMVTHDPTAAAYADRVVFLADGEIVSELIEPTAETVLDTMKKLDAPAEVDN